The nucleotide sequence CTTTCCTCTCaactgaaccccaagacccccacacatctgaatcacatgtgttctctcgtcactcggattggccttcttcaccgtctgggagcgacaggtgaagatgtgcttgaaaagaccccaatgaggccggcaacccaagaaattctcacacaaagacacataagcagcgaggtacacgatggtgttgggtgtgaagtggtggagttgtgccccaaagaaattcagaaatctccgaaagaaagggtggggtggggcggcaaagaaaacccacggtcgacgtgggtggccaaaagaacgcactcaccctcctgaggctgcggctctgactccctcactgggagccgcgccgatccatgggggatcagccctccgtCGGCCAGGTCGTCTAGATCCGCTTGACtaattgtcgagcggatccagtcgtcCTGGATCCAGCTCGGCGGCAGGCCGGTCCTCGATGAAGATCCGCTCCGACTGGTTCCCCTCACCTTTTCCTTCGTCgtcgctttcttcgcccgctccagggccgccgtcttctctttcaccatcgtcgccggcgaggcacGCACAGAGCAGCGGCGCTGAGGCAGAAGCGAACGCGCGGAGAAGTCTGGAGAAGAGAGGGGGGAATCAGGGCGCACTGTTCAGAAACCCCCGTCCGTCGCTTTATATAAGGTTGCCTCCGAGTGACTGAcatgtaggcccgggcgatcctgtcaaatcccgcaacagtcgcgcgcgcgatacgtggcgaaaaaggtggcgcagagatcgaggcggccctgccttatcccatccgattactgcggcctcgccccgtcccgcgtgcttcccaaaattcgaatcccacaaaATCTGCGGGTTGCAGAACAACTCGTCAGGTGAAAGATCTCCTCCACTCTGTCACTCGGAGCTCTCCAAGTGAAAATTTCACTCgacagatacaaagaatggatcaaggcgactgaaaaagaagttggtgccgtcacctaaagttcattgatccaagacaagacatactcatagcacgagaaatgggtcggaagagttctcaactccttccccactcaaacctcgatccattcgggggctaatgatgaagccatgtacctagggtacgGTCAttgacctgtccaaactaccctacccaaggacatctctagaagaaaccacctgtcaatcgactcagaagtgttccactcgacagactcgaagacactcgaccatgaaaccaaccactcgacggccaggagatctaaGGTCACTCTGCACGCCAAcgatcggtcattaagtagcttttatggtcatcataacactttatgtatagcgttaccagtaacgcccaaccttaatgtatcttaaaccctgcataactgagggccggaggggtctggcggactctatataagccaccccctcctcagtgtaaagggttcgcacccctgtaactcatacgcatataatccagtcgaccgcctccgggctccgagacgtagggctgttacttcctccgagaagggcctgaactcataaatctcTTCCgtatacaactgctccatagctaggatcttgcctctccattagtaccccctatactactgtcaaacttagaaccacgacagtgggaCGCACGCATGACCCAACGGACAAAGCCGGACGCAGGCGAATCCATCGGCGCCCCAAAAGGACAAAATTCGGCCAATCCGGTGCGGTGGAGTTGGCCAAGTGttgcctcacacacacacacacacacacacaggctcGGCGTCGTGTACGACTCTCCCTTCCAAATCCGAGTAGGGGATTCCGTCCTGCCGTCCGCTTCCAGCCCCCGCCCCCGGCCCCCGTTACAGCTGCCAAGATCCCCAATCCCCGGGGCGAAATCCCAGGAGGAGCAAGGCAAGAGACAGAAACAAATTCTTCGCACCAGCGCCGTCGAgcgagagagagatacagagatgACGTCGGCGATCCGCTCCGCTGCGGCGCTCCGTCAGCGGCTTCCACGCCTCCTGTCCTCCGCCACAAGATCTGTGCCGCGAGCGCTTGAGGAGGAGCGGCGCTTTCTGTTCCGGCGCGCCGGCCCGCCGGCCATGGGGGATCCTCGACTTTTCAGCTCCAGTTCCACCGGGAAGTCCTACACGGTAATCCCGCACTCCCCCTGTCTCTCTCCTTTTGATGCTTCGTAGTGAGTATGAAATCGGGCGACTCATATCGATTCAAGCCTGCTATTACACCTACGAGTCATGTGAGTCTTCGTTCTTGTCATGTCTTGCTGGAATGAAAGTTGTTTCTGCCAACCATCTTGAGAAAGGTTGAATTTTTACATTATAGGAACGAAAtcaccccctccccccctcccttgTGCATGGATGATTAATCCCATTGGCACAGCAGATGAAAATCACGTAGTTTGATTTTACAACGCGCAAAGCTATGATTCTGTAGGACACTTTGTTGGTAGAACAGAAGATGATGCCCAGCCCACATTCCGGACACGGATAACTTTTGTTTTTGATTTGGAGATAGTTAAATGTTAGGCCACAACACATAATATAATTTTATATATTAAACACTTTGTATCAAGAAATCGATCACCATACTCCCTATTTTTCACTTTCCATGCCTTCTGAAACATGATGTTAGTATTTTTCTTATTATCTGCTCTTCTTAAAAATTGAGTGCACTAAACTGCCATTGTTCGAAAGTGTAAGCTGTTTAACCTTTTTGGGGTTTCATCTAAAGATGTGCTGTGACTTGCTACTTGATAAGGTGCCTTGGAAAGACATTATTGGATATATTTTTCAAATTTCTCGTTTTGAGAATCCGAAAAGAGGGGGTGGTGTATTCTGAAGAGTTATTGTCCTAGTATTAAGGAatacaccctctgttcctaaatataagacattttggcACTTCAAACTTTGAACTGCCAAAATgtcttatactccctctgtaacctaatataagagcattaagattactaaaatagtgatctaaacactcttatactGTATTAGTTTACTGAGGGagtatttagaaacaggggtgGTACTACACAGGAATAAATGGCTACTGCATTACAAATTTTTCCAGAGAACATCTCATGACTTGTAATTTGACGATGTATAGAAAAGCTCACAAACTAAAATGTAACGAGCTATACTATGAAACTTAGGCTCATACCTGTCACATAACTTAATCATACACCAGAATCTAGAAGAAATTGGAGCACTTTACAAACATATTGCTGTCCAAATTCAATTTGCTAAAAAACCAGGGAAACAATGAATAGctttgttagagtacgtaatgggcctgggctggcggtatagcccgttagtcttagggttcattagagataagggtcgctttcttaggggtcaagtaagccttgcttgggagtcaagtaaacctctctatataaagagaggagatgtatcaatctaatcaatcaagaattaagaaggaaatcctttCCAACTTGCCCGGtcgtgggcaaaaggcccccggccgaCCCTCTCGCACCCTCCTTCTAGCAACGCCATAACAATTaggtatcagctagcttcggttcgatcatgtcttcaccgccgccaaGCCCGTCTCTTCCGCTGTCGGTCACCATGTCGCCTTCGGCGACCACCACAACCGTCGCCCCGCTCCTGCCCGCGCCGGGATCCTCcatcgcccccgcccccgccgtcctcacctgggaggaggtgtccggggtgctgcgggacctaacccagacggtccaggagatccacctgttcttggccgggtcctacgggCCACACCCAGCTGTgccgcccatcgccgcccccgcgccgccgtggctgccgtggcagccgccgcaccaggcggccttcgccgcgctcgccgggccgctgcagctgccatccatcgccactaccgcccagccctggctgcagtggcagccgccgctcctggcggcctccgtcGCGCCCGGCGCTCCGTCGCAGCAGCTGTTGCCGCTGCCCGGCGCGACACTGCAGTAGCCActgcagctgcagcagccaccgccggtcagctccgccgccaagtatgggatgccctacgacgggagtgcgacgacctcgttcccatcagcgccgccgccatcccagggcgtccacatccagcagatcaagtccccaccgtcgccgtcaccgcttccgtcttggatcgctacccgccacgtgtcggcggcggcgaggctgcaggctgctgcgcgcggcctcctagcgcgtcggcgtgtgcgggagatgcgtggtccgcagctgccgctcctccaagttgcccttcgctgGGCAAAGAacctcgatctcgtccgctgcgtcggggatcttgggcatgcggtttcccccacgggcggcgggcatgctgttttccacgtgggcagcgacctcaaagtctgcaACATCAGCGGTTGGGGTGGCCCACCCCTCCTCgacattctccatcgcaagccctccgCTCTTCCCTGTGCAGTGCAGACCAACAGCCATACACATGCACTTcttttgtccaggtggtgtccatgggatccaggtggctgtacacgtgcacgtccaaaataaagcgtcccagtcTATTTCAGTTTGAGAGTAATAACACAAGCCGAGATGTAATAGGATtgttttaggtgttaggtttgtgttgcgtcgagtcatggttataagttggttaggctgcagctcgaggacaagctgcatgtccaggtggggtgtagtgttagagtacgtaatgggcctgggctggcggtatagcccgttagtcttagggttaattagagataagggtcgctttcttaggggtcaagtaagccttgcttgggagtcaagtaaacctctctatataaagagaggagatgtatcaatctaatcaagcaagaattaagaaggaaatcccttccaacttgcccggccgtgggcaaaaggcccccggccgaCCCTCTCGCACCCTCCTTCTAGCAACACCATAACAAGCTTGTTGGTTTATTTGTCACTCTTTTAAGTTTGCCTATCCGCATATCTTTTGCCTAAAATCAAATCCAAGGATTTACATGATATACACTGTAGATAAGCGAAGTGTTGACAGCATACAATTTCATTGTATTTTAGCAATTTCTCTTTGATGTAATGCCATGAGCACAAGTTACAAATATGGTTAGTTTGTGACATCATAAATTTCATTTATCCTTAGCATCCTTGTAAACTCAACCTGCGGCACAAAAAGCAATCCCTGGAGGACAGCTTGGCATACCTTAACAGGATGGCGAAGAAGGAAGCTCGTGACTGGAGAGAGATGAGGCAACATCTTGAAGCATCGGAGCAAAGACAAATAGAGCTCGAGAAAGTGTAAGGAAACAATCCTTTGTCCTGGATTTGTATTGCACGCATGTATGTGTTGTGCTAAATATGATTTCTTTTAACGTGCAGGTACAAGCGACAGGATAGGGTGGTAAATTGTGCCGCTGCCGCTCTATTCCTTGCCTTGTTAGCCGGCAATGTGTTCTTTGGTTGAGTCAGGAAGAGAAATGGGAAAAGGCAATTAGGCCTCTAAGTTGGTGTATATTAGTGTTATATGAGTTTTGGCCCGTATTTGAAATATATCAAACTAATTCTTACGCTTAAGTTGTGGATCTGTTTTCTTGGGGTCTTAAGTTGTGGACCTGTTTTTCTAGTGTAAACCTATTCAAGAAGTCATTATTGTTGACCTCTGTTTGGTTTGCATAGCAACTTAAGTTTCTGGTTGTGAATGTTTTGAACTGGCCAGGTTAGGTCAACACAGTTGTTAATTTGGTGGGAGCACCCCATCTGCTTATTGAAGTGGAGCCATTAAAAACATCTACAACCACATTAGTCAAATCTGACCCCTCAAAGGCGTGTGG is from Triticum aestivum cultivar Chinese Spring chromosome 1B, IWGSC CS RefSeq v2.1, whole genome shotgun sequence and encodes:
- the LOC123142619 gene encoding uncharacterized protein — protein: MTSAIRSAAALRQRLPRLLSSATRSVPRALEEERRFLFRRAGPPAMGDPRLFSSSSTGKSYTHPCKLNLRHKKQSLEDSLAYLNRMAKKEARDWREMRQHLEASEQRQIELEKVYKRQDRVVNCAAAALFLALLAGNVFFG